From Terriglobales bacterium, the proteins below share one genomic window:
- a CDS encoding division/cell wall cluster transcriptional repressor MraZ → MFRGNYPTRVDEKGRLKVPAEFKRLIDEKYGAQFYITSLDGKVALIYPFEEWQRIEERLARLSNFNPTKKKFLTRTNYYGQMVEMDAQGRLLIPALLRQVAQIRGEVAVMGYQVYLEVRSEEALRKDVAEPFTAEDEKTLDELLGT, encoded by the coding sequence ATGTTTCGCGGCAATTATCCAACCCGTGTGGACGAAAAGGGACGGCTCAAGGTCCCTGCAGAGTTCAAGCGCCTGATCGACGAGAAATACGGCGCGCAGTTCTACATCACCAGCCTGGACGGCAAGGTGGCGTTGATCTACCCCTTCGAGGAGTGGCAGCGCATCGAGGAGAGGCTGGCCCGCCTCTCCAACTTCAACCCTACCAAGAAGAAGTTCCTTACCCGGACCAACTACTACGGGCAGATGGTGGAGATGGATGCCCAGGGACGGCTGTTGATTCCCGCCCTGCTGCGCCAAGTGGCCCAGATCCGGGGCGAGGTGGCGGTCATGGGATACCAGGTGTACCTGGAAGTGCGCAGCGAAGAAGCCCTGCGCAAGGATGTGGCGGAACCGTTCACGGCTGAGGATGAGAAGACTCTCGACGAACTACTGGGTACCTAG
- a CDS encoding cell division protein FtsL, giving the protein MAAGALAGTPQIRSPWGPSLRPRAATALRGTPEIYFAKAIDNSRLVKVADRQRNREMAVFVATLCVLFALVMVYAWQHFSAIEYGYKIEAQRTQRDSLVELNRTLRLEEASLRDPERIDTLARQMGLEMPQAGQVISLELPAGNAAAPVLARAAAAPVVTVEQ; this is encoded by the coding sequence ATGGCGGCAGGCGCGCTGGCCGGCACTCCGCAGATCCGCTCCCCGTGGGGCCCGAGCCTGCGCCCGCGTGCGGCGACCGCGCTCCGGGGCACGCCGGAGATCTATTTCGCCAAGGCGATCGACAACTCCCGCCTGGTGAAGGTCGCCGACCGGCAGCGCAACCGCGAGATGGCGGTGTTCGTGGCCACCCTGTGCGTGCTGTTCGCGCTGGTGATGGTCTATGCCTGGCAGCACTTCAGCGCCATCGAGTACGGCTACAAGATCGAAGCGCAGCGCACCCAGCGCGACAGTCTGGTGGAACTGAACCGGACCCTTCGCCTGGAGGAAGCTTCGCTGCGCGATCCCGAGCGCATCGACACGCTGGCGCGGCAGATGGGGTTGGAGATGCCCCAGGCCGGCCAGGTCATCTCCCTGGAGCTGCCTGCGGGCAACGCGGCCGCGCCCGTGCTGGCGCGGGCGGCGGCGGCCCCGGTGGTCACCGTGGAGCAGTGA
- the rsmH gene encoding 16S rRNA (cytosine(1402)-N(4))-methyltransferase RsmH: protein MVGTEKGHDAPQRGGHGGGKAAGHVSVLLEEAIDFLAIRRGATCIDATLGAGGHSFAIARRLGAPGHLIACDRDPQALALAQRRLLQPPPELVSDWPRVTLLQGPFSALPGRIPAGSADGLLADLGLSSLQLEDAGRGFSFQAEAKLDMRMDPQQELSADQVVNRFSERELADAIYEFGEERRSRRIARAIVRARPIETTAHLARVISAALRPMKPGRIHPATRTFQALRILVNRELDELRALCDAAPALLKPGARLVVISFHSLEDRIVKDALREGAQRGLYRILTRKPVVPTAQEIERNPRARSAKLRAAERL, encoded by the coding sequence GTGGTCGGGACAGAGAAAGGGCACGACGCCCCCCAGCGGGGCGGACATGGCGGTGGCAAAGCAGCTGGCCATGTTTCGGTTCTTTTAGAAGAAGCGATCGATTTCCTGGCCATCCGGCGCGGCGCTACCTGTATCGACGCGACCTTGGGTGCGGGCGGGCACAGTTTCGCTATCGCAAGACGCCTCGGCGCACCGGGTCATTTGATTGCCTGCGATAGGGACCCGCAGGCGCTGGCTCTGGCCCAACGGCGTTTGCTCCAGCCGCCGCCCGAGCTGGTCTCCGACTGGCCCCGGGTGACGCTGCTGCAGGGCCCGTTTTCCGCGCTCCCCGGGCGCATCCCGGCGGGCTCGGCCGACGGCCTGCTGGCCGACCTCGGCCTCAGCTCCCTGCAGTTGGAGGACGCCGGGCGCGGATTCAGTTTTCAGGCGGAAGCCAAGCTCGACATGCGGATGGACCCGCAGCAAGAGCTCTCCGCCGATCAAGTGGTAAATCGCTTCAGCGAGCGCGAGCTCGCGGACGCGATTTACGAATTCGGTGAGGAAAGGAGGTCGCGGAGAATCGCCAGAGCCATTGTCCGGGCGCGGCCGATAGAAACAACCGCTCATCTTGCACGAGTCATATCGGCCGCGCTCCGGCCAATGAAACCCGGGCGCATCCATCCCGCGACGCGCACCTTTCAGGCTCTCCGGATTCTGGTCAACCGCGAGCTGGACGAGTTGCGGGCGCTGTGCGACGCCGCGCCCGCGCTCCTCAAGCCGGGAGCGAGGCTGGTGGTCATCAGCTTCCACTCCCTGGAGGACCGCATCGTGAAAGACGCCCTGCGCGAGGGCGCGCAACGGGGGCTCTACCGGATCCTGACCCGCAAGCCGGTGGTCCCCACGGCACAGGAGATCGAACGCAACCCGCGGGCCCGCAGCGCCAAGCTGCGCGCCGCGGAGAGACTTTAG